Proteins from a single region of Sphingopyxis sp. BSN-002:
- the asnB gene encoding asparagine synthase (glutamine-hydrolyzing), whose product MCGFTGFLDRAGFADGEALLRRMADTIVHRGPDSDGYWVDSEAGIALAHRRLAIIDLSPAGHQPMLSADGRYVLSYNGEIYNHLDMRRELETAGAIAWRGHSDTETLLAGFSVWGVLGTLQRANGMFAFALWDRAERKLYLARDRMGEKPLYYGMQGSALLFGSELKALRQHPAWRGGVNRDALALFLRHNYVPGPYSIYDGILKLPPAYYLEIGPDDRTLPEPVAYWDIAEKAREGHANPFAGSAEASVDALDTLLGDAVKIRMAADVPLGAFLSGGYDSSTIVALMQAQSQRPVKTFSIGFSEAEYDEAHHAKRVAAHLGTDHTELYVTPQDALDQIPLLPHHWDEPFADSSQIPTLLVSKLARTEVTVSLSGDGGDELLCGYNRYAQGYDIWRRLGKLPRGMRKAAAAALRLTPGRAIDTVMKAAPSKLRTLAVGDRLLKLADVLDVERSDDFYRSLISHAKHPEQLVPGAREPETLLTAHDPDWEGSDFRDRMMYLDMRTYLPDDILVKVDRASMAVSLESRVPLLDHRVVEFALALPLAHKLKNGESKWPLRQLLYRHVPREIMERPKMGFGVPIDHWLQGPLRDWADDLLAEDRLKREGFFNVDEVRRLWSETRSGRRRWHYHVWDILMFQAWLDAQRAN is encoded by the coding sequence ATGTGTGGCTTTACGGGGTTCCTCGACCGGGCGGGTTTTGCCGACGGTGAAGCGCTGCTGCGACGGATGGCGGATACGATCGTCCACCGCGGACCCGACAGCGACGGTTATTGGGTCGACAGTGAGGCCGGGATCGCGCTGGCGCATCGCCGGCTCGCGATCATCGATCTGTCGCCCGCGGGACATCAGCCGATGCTCAGCGCCGACGGCCGCTATGTGCTGAGCTATAACGGCGAGATCTACAATCACCTCGACATGCGCCGCGAACTCGAGACCGCGGGCGCCATCGCTTGGCGCGGCCATTCGGATACCGAAACGCTGCTCGCGGGCTTCTCGGTGTGGGGCGTGCTCGGCACGCTGCAACGCGCGAACGGCATGTTCGCCTTTGCGCTGTGGGACCGCGCCGAACGCAAACTCTATCTCGCCCGCGACCGTATGGGCGAAAAGCCGCTCTATTACGGGATGCAGGGGTCGGCGCTGCTCTTCGGATCCGAACTCAAGGCGCTGCGCCAGCATCCGGCGTGGCGGGGCGGGGTAAACCGCGACGCGCTGGCGCTGTTCCTGCGGCACAATTATGTGCCCGGCCCCTATTCGATCTATGACGGTATCCTGAAGCTGCCGCCCGCCTATTATCTGGAGATCGGCCCCGACGACCGGACGCTGCCCGAGCCGGTCGCCTATTGGGACATCGCCGAAAAGGCGCGCGAGGGCCACGCCAATCCCTTCGCGGGGTCGGCCGAAGCATCGGTCGATGCGCTCGACACGCTGCTCGGCGATGCGGTCAAGATCCGCATGGCCGCCGACGTGCCGCTCGGCGCCTTCCTGTCGGGCGGCTATGATTCGAGCACGATCGTCGCGCTGATGCAGGCGCAGTCGCAGCGGCCGGTGAAGACCTTCTCGATCGGTTTCTCCGAAGCCGAATATGACGAGGCGCATCATGCGAAGCGCGTCGCGGCGCACCTCGGCACCGACCATACAGAGCTTTACGTCACGCCGCAGGACGCGCTCGACCAGATCCCGCTGCTGCCGCATCACTGGGATGAGCCCTTCGCCGATTCCTCGCAAATCCCGACGCTGCTCGTCAGCAAGCTGGCGCGGACCGAGGTCACCGTCAGCCTGTCGGGCGACGGCGGCGACGAACTGCTCTGCGGCTATAACCGCTATGCGCAGGGTTATGACATCTGGCGCCGGCTCGGAAAGCTGCCGCGCGGGATGCGCAAGGCGGCGGCCGCGGCGCTGCGACTGACCCCGGGGCGCGCGATCGACACGGTCATGAAGGCTGCCCCGTCGAAGCTGCGGACGCTCGCGGTCGGCGACCGTCTGCTCAAGCTTGCCGACGTCCTCGACGTTGAGCGCTCGGATGATTTCTACCGCTCGCTGATTTCGCACGCGAAGCATCCCGAGCAGCTCGTTCCCGGCGCGCGCGAGCCAGAGACGCTTCTCACCGCCCACGATCCGGACTGGGAGGGTAGCGATTTCCGCGACCGCATGATGTACCTCGATATGCGGACCTATCTGCCCGACGACATCCTGGTGAAAGTCGACCGCGCGAGCATGGCGGTCAGCCTGGAATCGCGTGTTCCGCTGCTCGACCACCGCGTCGTCGAATTCGCGCTCGCGCTGCCGCTGGCGCATAAGCTGAAGAACGGCGAGTCGAAATGGCCGCTGCGCCAGCTTCTCTATCGTCACGTCCCGCGCGAGATCATGGAGCGGCCCAAGATGGGGTTCGGCGTACCGATCGACCATTGGTTGCAGGGGCCGCTGCGCGACTGGGCCGACGATCTGCTCGCCGAAGACCGGCTGAAGCGCGAGGGCTTTTTCAACGTCGACGAGGTGCGTCGTCTTTGGAGCGAAACGCGAAGCGGCCGGCGCCGCTGGCACTATCATGTCTGGGATATCCTGATGTTCCAGGCGTGGCTCGACGCGCAGCGGGCGAATTGA
- a CDS encoding glycosyltransferase, producing MTTSLPRVLHVITGLDTGGAERSLFNLLQSGLRHRFDNHVVSLSGPGHYGPLLRDLGISVHALGMREGTGPVGALSRLRMLVREIAPGIVQGWMYHGNLAASAAAWGQSPKPAVSWNIRQSLDAIGLEKRGTRWTINALKPLSRAPRAIIYNSYRACEQHEAHGYSGARSLVIPNGFDTQKWWPDPARRAEWREKLGLTADEVALGYIGRFHPMKDIPTFLDACDRALGVNPDLRVVMVGEALDGNNPEIVDAIAPEKRARFRLLGRRPDVETILPAFDLFCLASSRNEGFPNVLGEAMASGLPCVATDVGDSARLMNGLGRVVPPGDAAQMAEAIGEIAAMDLARRSEMGEAARDRIVATYGLDATVEAYAGLYDSMLKRDV from the coding sequence ATGACGACATCATTGCCACGCGTCCTCCACGTCATCACCGGCCTGGATACGGGCGGAGCCGAACGTTCGCTGTTCAATCTCCTGCAATCGGGGCTGCGGCACCGGTTCGACAACCATGTCGTGTCGCTGTCGGGACCGGGCCATTATGGCCCGTTGCTGCGCGACCTCGGCATTTCCGTCCATGCGCTGGGCATGCGCGAGGGGACGGGGCCTGTCGGCGCGCTGTCGCGGCTTCGTATGCTGGTGCGCGAGATCGCGCCGGGCATTGTGCAAGGATGGATGTATCACGGAAACCTTGCGGCAAGTGCCGCCGCATGGGGTCAGTCGCCGAAGCCTGCGGTAAGCTGGAACATCCGCCAGTCGCTCGATGCGATCGGGCTCGAGAAACGTGGTACGCGGTGGACGATCAACGCCCTGAAGCCGCTGTCGCGCGCGCCGCGCGCGATCATCTATAACAGCTACCGCGCGTGCGAGCAGCATGAAGCGCATGGCTATTCGGGCGCCCGGTCGCTTGTGATTCCGAACGGATTCGATACGCAGAAATGGTGGCCCGACCCTGCACGCCGCGCGGAATGGCGCGAAAAACTGGGGCTGACCGCGGACGAGGTCGCGCTGGGCTATATCGGGCGCTTTCACCCGATGAAGGATATCCCGACGTTTCTCGACGCCTGCGACCGTGCGCTCGGTGTCAATCCCGACCTGCGCGTCGTCATGGTCGGTGAAGCGCTCGACGGGAATAATCCCGAGATCGTCGATGCCATCGCGCCGGAAAAGCGCGCACGCTTCCGGCTGCTCGGCCGCCGCCCAGACGTGGAGACGATCCTGCCGGCGTTCGATCTCTTCTGCCTCGCGTCGAGCCGGAACGAGGGTTTCCCCAATGTGCTTGGCGAGGCGATGGCGTCGGGGTTGCCGTGCGTCGCCACCGATGTTGGCGACAGCGCGCGGTTGATGAACGGCCTGGGGCGGGTCGTTCCGCCGGGTGATGCGGCGCAAATGGCGGAAGCAATTGGTGAAATTGCCGCGATGGATCTTGCGCGCCGTAGTGAAATGGGCGAAGCGGCGCGCGACAGGATTGTTGCCACCTATGGCCTCGATGCCACCGTCGAGGCCTATGCCGGGCTCTATGATTCGATGCTGAAAAGAGACGTTTGA